The genomic interval ACAATCATTTTAGAGGCTAATGGGAAGTCACAATTCATTTCTGCTGTTTTACGAAGAGCCAACATTGCTATCGGCCCAGAAGGTTTGTCTCCAAATGTTACCGTCTTCAATTTATAGTGTGAGGGTTCTCTCTCTAGTTGAAAGTTCCTCCATAAAAATCTGTGAGTGTGCATATCTTCATCTGAAAGCTTTACAGTATGATACATTTTTCTAATATCTCCAACCATACCAATCTCCTCCTCTCTGAATCTCAGCAAGATTCCAATTAAGTTGTTTATCACATCTGGCCCCTTTGCAAGCATGTCATTGAGAGAGATCCCTTTGTAGGATGCTGCTGCATTAAACACTATCCTTACTGGGGTTGAAATGGAGTCTACCTTGTAAACTTCGTGATGGGGTAGATAAAACTTTGGACCCTTGTAAGTCATTACTTCCTCCTTTGATAATTTCTCCGCTACTCCTCTATCCAACAtgtcttttatttgttcttgATACTTTACACACTGGGTCGACCCCATCTTCATTAATCTCTGTTCAGTGGCCTTTAATCTAGCAAATGCCATAGGATAATTATCAGGTAGTTTAGCCGGATCATAAATCCAAGGATACTTAGCTATCCAGCACTGATGTTTCGCATCATAAGTTAATCCATCTTCAATaagtttcttctctctttcttccttaatggTTAAATTTCCCTTGGTTGAGCATTTTCCACATTTGCAGCCTCCACACTTAGGATTGCATTCTGTTCCTAAGCTTTCATTCAAAAAATAATTTTCTATCAACTTGCCCACATTAGGTTTAGTCCTGAAATGCCAATCTGTGGTGTCATTACAACTCACGTGATTAATTTGCACGCAATAGCTATGTCCCTTTCCTTTGTCATCCAATCTACCTCTGATACAGAAACCAAACTCATTTGACATTAACTGAACATTATCTATGGTTTTTTTAACTTGTGGCATTAAAGTACAGTGATCAGATCCTATTAGTAGTTCTATACGCCCTTCAGGCCTTTGGATATCCTTTTCTTGCACTTCAAATTTCTTAGCAATTTCCGATAAATTCACCTGTTGATGAGCACCAGTTATTTCGGAAATTCCACAAACTTCAacaaatttttccttccctgtttgATCCCTCAAGGACATCTTATAAACAAAACTATCCAATTCTTCTGTGTGGTCACCGACCTTTGTCACTGAAAGCTGTATAGGAGTACCTTTGAGTCCTAGTTGCTTTGCCATTCTAAAAGTGATCAGACTGATGTTACTTCCTGCATCATATAATGTGGGAACAGAAACACCTCCACTATCCACAAACCCAGTCATCAAAAATGCACCTTTCTTTGTCAAATGGTTACTCATAACATCCATTGTAGAAGTATAAGGACTGCTAAATATAGGGTGCAAAATTGAATGGTGGTGCTTACCACAAATGTCTCCCTTTACCTTTACTCTACAAGGCATTTGCTTATCACAATCCCTAGATAGGTGCCCTCTTTAGAGACATGCAAAACAAATTCTattttgctttaaaaaatcCATTTGATTTTCAGCTGTCCATTGCTTAAATGTCATACAATCCTGTAAGTGATGAGATTCACTATCATGAACAAGACAATACTTCTCCTTCTGATCACCATTAACTTTTGATGTGTAATTCCTACTGCAATATCTTCCATCTGCTACTTGAGCTATATTAGTTAAACACTCTGACATCTGGTTTTGTAGTTTCTCTTGTCCCACAGCTAACAGTTTTATGACTTCTAAtaagtcattttcttttgtgtttgatACATCAGTGGTATGCACTGTTACCTTTGACGCACCAAGTCTTGACTCATCTTGTAAGTATTCTAAAGCTTTTCGATGCTCTGTTAAGAATGCAACCAACTCTTTAAACTTGTCAGTCTTCACTTGTTGTATTTTACTAGCCCATTCCTTTTTCAACATAGAGGGTAACAATTTTTCTACTTGAGTCAGGACAGTAACATTCTCCAACTCCTTTGTTAGGTTCAAGTTGCTTACATCTAACCATACCTTTTCTACAGTATTGATTAGCTTGATTAACCGTTTATCATCACCTTCACTTATTGGCTTATATGACCTAATGTCTCCCAAGATTGAATCAATTAACTTTCCTTCATGACCATATGTTTCATTCAATCTCTCCCACATTCTTTTGTAATCATTTAAATCTTCTACAAGTCTCCTGGGTTCCCCCTCTAGTGACATTCTGAGTACATAGGGATCCTCACCATGTTGTGATTCAAGCAGTCTTGTATAATCcctaataaatgagggaaatgaCCTTACAGATCCACCAAATTTAGGAGGCTCAATTTTTTTCATGGCAAGTACAGCCTTaggtttttcttttaatgtctcaAGAAGAGTGCACTTTATAGTTTCCAATTCCATGATATAGTCTTCATACTCTTGGCAAGATGAACTACCATCTAAAAggtcaataattttctcattcaCCACATCCACTACTTTGAAAGAATCACAAACTTCACTATACAATACTTGTAGGGTTGCTGTGGAGTCTCCTCTCTTGTGTGCATCCTTGAAGAGTCCCACCTTCCTGGTGAATCTCCTCTTGGCATTAGCACGTTCCCTTTTCAAGTCATCCATGGCTGCTCTGCGAATTTTGCTGAATTGTAGTGTAGGATAATGACTATGATTGGGCTGACTTGCTGTAtcttgatttattgattgattcagCCTGCAAATTTAATGtcaacataaacacagcatacCTCAATATCATGTAACTCCCTTCAATATCTTGTAACTTCACCCAGTAAACAGAAGAATAACATAAGATGAACACATATCCCATTCTATTATTCACTATTGCAATGACACACGATACATATAAAATAGTACTCACAAAATGACCGCCCATCATCAGCCAAGGCAGACTTCACCATATGTCTGATTACAGCATTACCCCAACTATGCTGCAAAGTTACACTTAATCAAATCCTCCTATCAGCACCGCATTCAATATAACACCAACCAATATGCACAATCAGCGGCATAACATAAGTCAAACAAATCAGAGAAATAATGTTATCACAAAACTCACCTCAGTCAAACAACCGCCACTCACCCCTGACAGGCACCAACTGTACCTCTGCCTACCTTCCCCCTACACCCTGAGTGCGGTATAATATATATCCGTGTTACATACACAGACCCTAAAAGAATACTTCCTCttgacaaacaaatacacattaCTAACCAATACCAAACTTGttaataagtaagaaaacaatatatgtatctcaataataattacaattctTGTCATATATGCCAATAACAATTATACAGTAACTGGAATACAACCCGTGTCTACACCTCTTTCCAACCAATGACAGCGACACACACTGCCCGCTCCACATTCAAAGGTGCCAACATTGACATTATAATTCTAATATGATGAGAATCATATTACATGACCCTCTTCTCATTGAGATTCCTCCAGTGTTCGCATTTTTGGGGAGCGACATTTAGCGAGCTTTTgcctcatttttgtttttcttaatgctCGGCTGACCTCctttcattatgtgtgtgtgtgtgtgtgtgtgtgtgtgtgtgtgtttaaagatggatggatagatcaATAGTTGTTAGAATAGGCGTTcagtcttctgcgccttcctcagtcataACCATTgcaagcatgtcttctttcactccatccataaatctcttcttcggccctcctctctttccactgCCGGGTAGATCCATCTTTAGCGTCCTTCTCCCTACGTGCACCTCATTGCTCTTCTTGAGACGCCCTCACCACTTCACTTGTATGATTACTTAAACGCACAGCCCCTCAACAATCACGTAACCTCTCTATTCCCAATGCAAAGAAGCCGTGCTCACCAACCAGTCTCTTGCAATGTGCTGACTTGTATCCTTGAGCAGCCACGTCTTTGTTACATTCATACGTCAAGATCTTGTTCCCGTTTCTGTAATCTTCAAGTTACGATAAAGGATAATATTGGTCGTGTCCTGAATCTTGCTGCAGTTCACTCAAGCTCCCTCCGCCTCGTATCTCTTGTCTtcgtgttttcttgttctttctttcctcgtctttatGTGGTATTCGCGTGTCATGTTTCGGAAACCCGTGGCTATTTTTGGCACTC from Scylla paramamosain isolate STU-SP2022 chromosome 23, ASM3559412v1, whole genome shotgun sequence carries:
- the LOC135112408 gene encoding uncharacterized protein LOC135112408 yields the protein MDDLKRERANAKRRFTRKVGLFKDAHKRGDSTATLQVLYSEVCDSFKVVDVVNEKIIDLLDGSSSCQEYEDYIMELETIKCTLLETLKEKPKAVLAMKKIEPPKFGGSVRSFPSFIRDYTRLLESQHGEDPYVLRMSLEGEPRRLVEDLNDYKRMWERLNETYGHEGKLIDSILGDIRSYKPISEGDDKRLIKLINTVEKVWLDVSNLNLTKELENVTVLTQVEKLLPSMLKKEWASKIQQVKTDKFKELVAFLTEHRKALEYLQDESRLGASKVTVHTTDVSNTKENDLLEVIKLLAVGQEKLQNQMSECLTNIAQVADGRYCSRNYTSKVNGDQKEKYCLVHDSESHHLQDCMTFKQWTAENQMDFLKQNRICFACL